A genomic stretch from Clavelina lepadiformis chromosome 5, kaClaLepa1.1, whole genome shotgun sequence includes:
- the LOC143460496 gene encoding uncharacterized protein LOC143460496 isoform X2, whose product MAVRQNIWQKRKMSNGYCGLLYYFYLLFLLTTMFAMTHGKSLKNDGEFFYNCLKHRNSPQWINTLVENRARKCLRFLKSIRSSVAQDQPSNNDVRIHESRRSELSISSYLSALISWRNNEGNLADLLLDRISPCHRQSKELRKHWTKFFMKRRNSAAVAPAILQHTWDGNSGEITFRPIKTRFSSNTLIAAELVLTRLSPSDIGELFGRYSTRVSLKSHNARTVMHSDYLSSCPSRDGRFMVLEMETDHLFQWYHNRSRNFSLSVSVIPRRQYTSPLQEPINVVERIVGLVMHFERSYSGPNNDMDRSRRLLLQALTGSPDTLSNNMGGNSPVEDTHFGRSAEATRRRRSPTKASKRKRRQIRHKRSSPSYEACHLVSFILETSFTTNIGVSWDPVIGPTPWNIRECQGNCSHPIPSHLATTNHAITLSQSHSKLCCVPTEHRTLHYTRNNDDEITFEEFPKMVATKCGCL is encoded by the exons ATGGCCGTTAGACAAAATATTTGGCAAAAGCGAAAAATGTCAAATGGTTATTGTGGTTTGCTTTATTATTTCtaccttttatttttgttgacgACCATGTTTGCGATGACACACGGAAAAAGCTTGAAGAATGATGGAGAATTTTTCTATAACTGCTTAAAACATCGAAACAG TCCCCAATGGATCAATACATTGGTTGAAAACAGAGCGAGAAAATGTCTTCGGTTTCTAAAAAGCATCAGATCTTCTGTTGCCCAGG aTCAGCCTTCGAACAACGATGTACGCATACACGAGAGCAGACGAAGTGAGCTTTCCATCTCTTCTTATCTGTCAG CCTTGATAAGCTGGAGAAACAACGAAGGAAATTTGGCTGACTTGCTGCTTGACCGCATATCACCATGTCACCGCCAGTCAAAAGAACTTCGAAAACATTGGACCAAATTTTTCATGAAGAGAAGAAATAGCGCTGCTGTTGCCCCGGCAATACTACAACATACCTGGGACGGAAATTCAGGCGAAATAACATTTAGACCAATAAAAACAAG GTTTTCCTCGAATACTTTGATTGCTGCCGAATTAGTGTTGACACGCTTAAGTCCTTCCGATATAGGAGAACTATTCGGCCGATACAGCACTCGGGTATCACTGAAAAGCCATAACGCTCGCACAGTAATGCACTCGGACTACCTG TCTTCGTGCCCGTCTCGAGACGGTCGTTTTATGGTATTGGAAATGGAAACTGATCACCTTTTTCAATGGTATCATAACAGAAGCagaaatttttcactttcagtCAGCGTTATTCCGAGACGACAATATACTTCTCCGC TACAGGAGCCCATAAACGTAGTTGAAAGAATTGTAGGTCTTGTCATGCATTTTGAACGTTCCTATTCTGGCCCCAACAATGACATGGATAGATCAAGGAGACTTTTGCTACAAGCCTTGACAGGTTCTCCGGACACACTTTCCAACAACATGGGCG GCAACAGTCCTGTAGAAGACACTCATTTTGGAAGATCAGCTGAAGCTACGCGCCGACGCCGTTCACCAACCAAAGCATCGAAAAGAAAACGACGTCAGATAAGACACAAAAGATCTTCACCGTCATACGAAGCCTGTCATCTTGTTTCGTTTATCTTGGAGACTTCGTTTACTACG AATATCGGTGTATCCTGGGACCCGGTGATTGGTCCCACTCCCTGGAATATACGGGAATGTCAAGGCAATTGCAGTCATCCGATACCAAGTCACCTCGCAACGACTAACCATGCTATAACTTTAAGCCAG TCACACAGTAAACTTTGCTGCGTACCAACTGAGCATAGAACACTTCACTACACGAGGAACAACGACGATGAGATAACTTTTGAAGAATTTCCAAAGATGGTGGCCACCAAATGCGGTTGTTTGTGA
- the LOC143460496 gene encoding uncharacterized protein LOC143460496 isoform X1, with product MAVRQNIWQKRKMSNGYCGLLYYFYLLFLLTTMFAMTHGKSLKNDGEFFYNCLKHRNSPQWINTLVENRARKCLRFLKSIRSSVAQDQPSNNDVRIHESRRSELSISSYLSALISWRNNEGNLADLLLDRISPCHRQSKELRKHWTKFFMKRRNSAAVAPAILQHTWDGNSGEITFRPIKTRFSSNTLIAAELVLTRLSPSDIGELFGRYSTRVSLKSHNARTVMHSDYLSSCPSRDGRFMVLEMETDHLFQWYHNRSRNFSLSVSVIPRRQYTSPLVQEPINVVERIVGLVMHFERSYSGPNNDMDRSRRLLLQALTGSPDTLSNNMGGNSPVEDTHFGRSAEATRRRRSPTKASKRKRRQIRHKRSSPSYEACHLVSFILETSFTTNIGVSWDPVIGPTPWNIRECQGNCSHPIPSHLATTNHAITLSQSHSKLCCVPTEHRTLHYTRNNDDEITFEEFPKMVATKCGCL from the exons ATGGCCGTTAGACAAAATATTTGGCAAAAGCGAAAAATGTCAAATGGTTATTGTGGTTTGCTTTATTATTTCtaccttttatttttgttgacgACCATGTTTGCGATGACACACGGAAAAAGCTTGAAGAATGATGGAGAATTTTTCTATAACTGCTTAAAACATCGAAACAG TCCCCAATGGATCAATACATTGGTTGAAAACAGAGCGAGAAAATGTCTTCGGTTTCTAAAAAGCATCAGATCTTCTGTTGCCCAGG aTCAGCCTTCGAACAACGATGTACGCATACACGAGAGCAGACGAAGTGAGCTTTCCATCTCTTCTTATCTGTCAG CCTTGATAAGCTGGAGAAACAACGAAGGAAATTTGGCTGACTTGCTGCTTGACCGCATATCACCATGTCACCGCCAGTCAAAAGAACTTCGAAAACATTGGACCAAATTTTTCATGAAGAGAAGAAATAGCGCTGCTGTTGCCCCGGCAATACTACAACATACCTGGGACGGAAATTCAGGCGAAATAACATTTAGACCAATAAAAACAAG GTTTTCCTCGAATACTTTGATTGCTGCCGAATTAGTGTTGACACGCTTAAGTCCTTCCGATATAGGAGAACTATTCGGCCGATACAGCACTCGGGTATCACTGAAAAGCCATAACGCTCGCACAGTAATGCACTCGGACTACCTG TCTTCGTGCCCGTCTCGAGACGGTCGTTTTATGGTATTGGAAATGGAAACTGATCACCTTTTTCAATGGTATCATAACAGAAGCagaaatttttcactttcagtCAGCGTTATTCCGAGACGACAATATACTTCTCCGC tAGTACAGGAGCCCATAAACGTAGTTGAAAGAATTGTAGGTCTTGTCATGCATTTTGAACGTTCCTATTCTGGCCCCAACAATGACATGGATAGATCAAGGAGACTTTTGCTACAAGCCTTGACAGGTTCTCCGGACACACTTTCCAACAACATGGGCG GCAACAGTCCTGTAGAAGACACTCATTTTGGAAGATCAGCTGAAGCTACGCGCCGACGCCGTTCACCAACCAAAGCATCGAAAAGAAAACGACGTCAGATAAGACACAAAAGATCTTCACCGTCATACGAAGCCTGTCATCTTGTTTCGTTTATCTTGGAGACTTCGTTTACTACG AATATCGGTGTATCCTGGGACCCGGTGATTGGTCCCACTCCCTGGAATATACGGGAATGTCAAGGCAATTGCAGTCATCCGATACCAAGTCACCTCGCAACGACTAACCATGCTATAACTTTAAGCCAG TCACACAGTAAACTTTGCTGCGTACCAACTGAGCATAGAACACTTCACTACACGAGGAACAACGACGATGAGATAACTTTTGAAGAATTTCCAAAGATGGTGGCCACCAAATGCGGTTGTTTGTGA
- the LOC143460495 gene encoding uncharacterized protein LOC143460495: MASIYFAIPPPKYEPNEDFLSFFNRFDAFCTMIEANPALRKHLLINSLDEDLSWDVRGRDLSLFDLEYDELVKRGTEARPPICSTESNKCRVLKGTRFDADRAISSLAFAVRKRICAVETPASEEQAAESAPAEEATETPASEEQAVASTPAEQPAETPAPEEQAAESAPAEQAAETPAPEEQAAESAPAEEAAETPAPEEQAAESAPAEQAAETPAPEEQAAESAPAEQAAETPAPEEQAAESAPAEQAAETPAPEEQAVESAPAEQAAETPAPEEQAVESAPAEQAAETPAPEEQAVESAPAEQAAETPAPEEQAAESAPAEEAAETPAPEEQAAESAPAEQAAETPAPEEQAAESAPAEQAAETPAPEEQAVESAPAEQAAETPAPEEQAVESAPAEQAAETPAPEEQAVESAPASKQRIWDVSLFRYNHEVSQSSDFCAVESSATPGDGCSPSWTVGLGCVVLINNGAPND, translated from the coding sequence ATGGCCAGCATCTACTTTGCTATTCCGCCGCCAAAATATGAGCCCAACGAAGATTTCCTAAGCTTCTTCAACCGCTTCGACGCTTTTTGTACGATGATTGAAGCGAATCCCGCTTTAAGGAAACATCTTTTAATTAACAGCTTGGATGAAGATTTAAGCTGGGATGTACGAGGCAGAGACTTGTCGCTTTTCGACTTGGAGTACGATGAGTTGGTGAAAAGAGGTACCGAAGCGAGGCCGCCCATTTGTTCTACAGAAAGTAACAAATGTCGAGTATTAAAGGGGACTCGATTCGATGCCGACAGAGCAATATCTTCATTGGCTTTCGCTGTCCGAAAACGTATATGTGCGGTAGAAACTCCCGCttccgaagagcaggccgctgagtctgctccagcTGAAGAAGCTACTGAAACTCCCGCttccgaagagcaggccgttGCGTCCACTCCAGCAGAACAACCTGCTGAAACTccagctcccgaagagcaggccgctgagtccgctccagcagaacaagctgctgaaactccggctcccgaagagcaggccgctgagtccgCTCCAGCCGAAGAAGCTGCCgaaactcccgctcccgaagagcaggccgctgagtcagctccagcagaacaagctgctgaaactccagctcccgaagagcaggccgctgagtcagCTCCAGCAGAACAAGCTGCTGAAACTCCAGCTCCCGAAGAACAGGCCGCTGAGTCAGCTCCAGCAGAACAAGCTGCTGAAACTccagctcccgaagagcaggccgttGAGTCAGCTCCAGCAGAACAAGCTGCTGAAACTccagctcccgaagagcaggccgttGAGTCAGCTCCAGCAGAACAAGCTGCTGAAACTccagctcccgaagagcaggccgttGAGTCAGCTCCAGCAGAACAAGCTGCTGAAACTCcggctcccgaagagcaggccgctgagtccgCTCCAGCCGAAGAAGCTGCCgaaactcccgctcccgaagagcaggccgctgagtcagctccagcagaacaagctgctgaaactccagctcccgaagagcaggccgctgagtcagctccagcagaacaagctgctgaaactccagctcccgaagagcaggccgttGAGTCAGCTCCAGCAGAACAAGCTGCTGAAACTccagctcccgaagagcaggccgttGAGTCAGCTCCAGCAGAACAAGCTGCTGAAACTccagctcccgaagagcaggccgttGAGTCAGCTCCAGCCAGCAAGCAGCGTATTTGGGACGTAAGTTTGTTTCGTTACAATCACGAAGTGAGCCAATCGAGTGATTTTTGTGCTGTGGAGTCGTCAGCGACACCAGGGGACGGATGTTCACCAAGCTGGACGGTCGGTTTGGGTTGCGTGGTGCTCATCAACAACGGAGCGCCAAACGATTAA